The Trichosurus vulpecula isolate mTriVul1 chromosome 4, mTriVul1.pri, whole genome shotgun sequence genome contains a region encoding:
- the AP1S3 gene encoding AP-1 complex subunit sigma-3: MIHFVLLFSRQGKLRLQKWYTTLPDKERKKITREIVQMILSRSQRTSSFVDWKDLKLVYKRYASLYFCCAVENQDNELLTLEIVHRYVELLDKYFGNVCELDIIFNFEKAYFILDEFIIGGEIQETSKRTAVKAIEDSDMLQETMEEYMSKPAF; encoded by the exons atccATTTCGTATTGCTGTTCAGTCGACAAGGGAAATTAAGGCTGCAGAAATGGTATACCACACTCCctgataaagagagaaaaaagatcaCTCGAGAAATCGTACAGATGATTCTATCTCGTAGTCAAAGGACAAGCAGTTTTGTTGACTGGAAGGATCTAAAACTTGTTTATAAAAG ATATGCTAGCTTATATTTTTGTTGTGCGGTAGAAAATCAGGACAATGAACTGTTGACGCTAGAGATTGTACATCGTTATGTGGAATTACTAGACAAGTATTTTGGAAAT GTCTGTGAGCTggatattatatttaattttgaaaaggcCTATTTTATCCTTGATGAGTTTATAATTGGTGGAGAAATCCAGGAAACCTCAAAGAGAACGGCTGTCAAGGCTATAGAAGACTCTGATATGTTACAGGAG aCAATGGAAGAATACATGAGCAAGCCTGCATTTTAA